GGCTCATCAGGCCCAGGTAGCGCGCGCGATCGTCCTCTTCGAGCGGAATGCTCTGCATGGTTTCCACGAAGCCGCTGAGCACCGTGAGCGGCGTGCGGATCTCGTGCGACACGTTGGCCACGAAATCGCGGCGCATGGCTTCGGCCAACTGCACGGCGGTGACATCGCGCGTGAGCACAAGCTTGCGCTTCTTGCCGTATGGGTGGATCTGCAGCGATATCTTCGCCGGCTGCGAGGGGCGCACACCCGGGCCATCGATCTGTATCTCGTGGCTGAAATCGCCACCGGCCATGTAGGCCGTGAACGCCGGCGCGCGCACCATGTTGCGCACGTACTGGCCCAGATCGCGCTGGGGGTCGAAGCCCAGATGGGCCGCCGCGGTGAGGTTGGACCACTCGATGCGCCCTGCGGAATCCAGCAGCACGACGCCGTTGGGCGAGGCCTGGATGGCGGCGAGGAAATCCTCCAGCCGGGCGTCGCTGTTCTGCGCCTTCTTCTCCAGTTTCTTGATCAGCTTGCGGCAGCGTTCGACCAGTTCGCCCCAAGTGCCCGACACATGGGGGGAACGTGAGGCATCGGCCTTGTTGAGCCAGCGCAGCACGCTGCGTGCACGCAGGCCGTCGAAAATGCTCCAGACCAGCGCACCCACCAGGGCACCGGCAAACGTCCAGGCCGCTGCGTCGTGGGCCCAGCCCCACACCGCTCCCAGCGCCACCAGGAGCAGCAGCTCGATCGCACGCCGCGTCATGCGGTGGCGGTGTCTGTGCCCTGGGCCGGACGTCCCGTGGAGTTCAACGCCGTGAGGCGGTAGCCAGCGCCGCGCACGGTCTCCACCATGCCCGCGGCTTCGCCCAGTGATTCCCTCAAACGTTTGACATGCACGTCCACGGTTCGCTCCTCGATGAAGACATGATCTCCCCAGATCTTGTCAAGCAGCGTACCACGGGTGTGCACCCGCTCAGCGTGCTTCATGAGGTAGTGCAGGAGCTTGAATTCGGTCGGACCGACCTTGAGTTCGGCCCCGCGAAACGTGATGCGGTAGGTGCCCGCGTCCAGGGACAGATCGCCCACCTGCACCGAGTCTTTCACGATCTCGGGCGCGCGGCGGCGCAGCACGGCGCGGATGCGCGCGAGCAGTTCCTGGGTGGAGAACGGTTTGGTGATGTAGTCGTCCGCCCCGGCATCGAGTCCCTGCACCTTGTCGGACTCGTCGCTGCGCGCGGTCAGCATGAGAATCGGCACGGTCTTGGTGCGCTCCTGCTTGCGCCACTGGCGCGCCAGTGTGGCTCCGCTCTCGCCGGGCAGCATCCAGTCGAGCAGGATCACGTCGGGCAGCACCGCATCGACCTCGCGCTGAGCCGCCGCGCCGTCGAACACCACGGTGGGTGCAAACCCGTTGTGCCGCAGGTTGACGGCGATCAACTCGGCGATCGCCGGCTCGTCCTCCACGACCAGCACGCGTGGCAGTTTTCTCACGACAGAAACCCCTGATTCAGGACGGGCTGCGGCTGGCGCCCTCCACCCAGGGGGGAGACGCGGAGCGGCGCGGGGGGTGTTCTCTTGCTCATCCGACCACCGACTCCACCTTGTCCATGGACGTGTGGCGCACGTCCTCGCCCATCACGATGAAGATGATCTGCTCGGCGATGTTCTTCGCGTGGTCGCCCACGCGCTCGATCGACTTGGCCAGGAACAGCAGGTCCAGGCTGGGCGAGATCGTCCGGGGATCTTCCATGATGTAGGTGATCAGCTTGCGCATGAAGCCGTTGTACTCGTCGTCGATCTGGTGATCTTCCTTGATGATGGACACGGCCATGGCGGTGTCGAGCCGGGCGAACGAATCCAGCGTCTTGCGCAGCAGAGCCGCGGCCAGATCGGCCGCCACGCGCAGCTCCTTGCTCGGCAGATTGCGCGGCGAGCCGCTCTGGATGATCGATTTGACCATGCGCGCGATGCGCGCCACCTCGTCACCGGCGCGCTCCAGGTTCTGCGTGGTGCGCGAAATGGCCATCAGAAAGCGCAGATCGCGCGCCGTGGGTTGCCTCCGGCCGATGGTGGAGATGATCTCGTGATCGATCTGCATTTCCATCTGGTTGATTTTTGCCTCATTGGCCAGCACCTGGTCGGCCGACTCGGTGCTCAGGTTGACCAGCGCGTACACCGCCTGGTGCAGCTGCGATTCGACCAGCCCGCCCATTTCCAGGACGTGGGTGGAGATGGAGTTCAGTTCCGCGTCGAACTGGCTGGAGATGTGTTTGTCGCTCATGAAAGCACTCCCGTTACACGAATGGATGAACGTTGGGCCATGTCAGCCGAACCGTCCGGTGATGTAGTCCTCGGTCTCTGTCTTGGTGGGCTTGAAGAAGATCTGTTCGGTGGCACCGAATTCGATCAGCTCACCCAGGTACATGTAGGCGGTGTAGTCGCTGCAGCGCGCGGCCTGCTGCATGTTGTGCGTGACGATGGCGATGGTGTAGTCCTGCTTGAGCTCGTGCACCAGTTCTTCCACCTTGCCGGTGGAGATCGGGTCCAGCGCCGAGGTCGGCTCATCGAGCAACAGCACCGAGGGCTTGACCGCCACGCTGCGCGCGATGCACAGGCGCTGCTGCTGGCCGCCGGAGAGCGACAGGCCGCTCTGGTTGAGCTTGTCCTTCACCTCGTTCCACAGGGCCGCCTTCGTCAGCGCCCACTCGACCCGGTCGTCCATGTCGTCGCTGCTCAGATTCTCGTAGAGCTTCACGCCGAAGGCGATGTTGTCGTAGATCGACATCGGGAACGGTGTGGGCTTCTGGAACACCATGCCGATGCGGGCGCGCAGCAGGTTGATGTCCTGCTTGTCGTCCAGGATGTTCTGGCCGTAGAAGTTGATCTGGCCTTCGGCGCGCTGGCCCGGGTACAGGCTGTACATGCGGTTGAGCGTGCGCAGCAGTGTGGACTTGCCACAGCCCGACGGGCCGATGAAGGCCGTGACCTTGCGTTCCTCGATGTTCATGTTGACCTGCTTGAGGCCCTGGAACTTGCCGTAGAAAAAATTCAGGTTGCGCAGTTCCAGCGCGTTCCTGGCGGGCGTGGCGGTGTTGGTCATGGGTCAGATCCAGAAGAAATGGAATATGGCGGTAGCGGTGGCCAGGTGGACGGGCCTCAGGCGGTGTTCTTCTCGCGCAGGAACACACGGGCCACGATGTTGAGCACCAGCACCGACAGGGTGATGAGCAGCGCGCCGCCCCAGGCCAGGCGGATCCAGTTGTCGTACGGGCTCATCGCGAACTGGAAGATCACCACCGGCAGGTTGGCCATGGGGCGACTCATGTCGGTGCTGAAGAACTGGTTGTTCAGCGCGGTGAAGAGCAGCGGCGCGGTTTCGCCGCTGATGCGGGCCACGGCCAGCAACAGGCCGGTCATGACGCCGCTGCGGGCCGCGCGCAAGGTCACCATGGTGGCGACCTTCCAGCGCGGCGCGCCCAGCGCGAAGGCCGCTTCGCGCAGGCTGCCGGGCACCAGGCGCAGCATGTTTTCGGTGGTGCGCACGACCACCGGGACGGCGATCAGCGACAGCGCCAGCGTGCCGGCCCAGCCCGAGAAGGTGCCCACCGTGGCCACCGCGATGGCATACACGAACAGACCCAGCACGATGGAAGGTGCCGACAGCATGATGTCGGTGACGAAGCGGGTCAGCTCGGCGGTCTTGCTCTGGTCGCCGTATTCGGCCAGGTACACCCCGGCCAAGATGCCGATCGGGGTGGACACCAGCACCGAAAAACCGACCATCAGCAGGCTGCCGACGATGGCGTTGGCCAGGCCACCGCCTTCGGTGCCCGGCGCGGGGGTGGACTGGGTGAACATGTTCCAGTCGAGCGCGGCAACGCCGTTGCTGAACAGCACGACCAGAATCCACAACAGCACCGCGAGGCCCAGCGCCATGGACGCCATTGACAGGGTCAGACCGATGGCGTTGGTCCAGCGGCGCTGGCGGTAGAGCGATTGATTGAGTTCCATGTTCTTGTGTGGGTATGGGAGTGTCAGAGACCCTTGGCCTTTTCGGCCCGCAACAGCATCCACTTGGCCAGGCCGAGCACGATGAAGGTGATGACGAACAGCAGGAAACCCAGCGCGAACAGCGCGGAGATGTGGAAGTCGGCCGCCTCACCAAACTCGTTGGCCAGCGTGGACGCGATCGAGGTGCCGGGTGAAAACAGCGAGGTGGGCATGCGGTTGGCGTTGCCGATCACGAAGGTGACCGCCATGGTCTCGCCCAGCGCACGGCCCAACCCCAGCATGACCCCGCCGATCACGCCCTTTTGCGTGTAAGGCAGCACCACCTTGCGCACCACTTCCCAGGTCGTGCAGCCCAGGCCGTAGGCCGATTCGCGCAGGATGGGTGGCACGATCTCGAACACGTCGCGCATCACCGCCGCCACGAAAGGCAGCACCATGAACGCCAGCACGATGCCCGCGGCCAGAATGCCGAAACCGTTGGTGCTGCCGCCGAACAGGAAACCGATCAGCGGCATGCCACCCAGCACGTTCTGCATCGGCACCTGGGCGTAGTCGGCGAACAGCGGCGCGAACACGAACAGACCGAACATGCCGTAGATGATGGACGGCACGGCCGCCAGCAGCTCGATGGCGGTGCCCAGCGGGCGGCGCAGCCAGGTGGGGCAGGTTTCGGTCAGGAACAGCGCGATGCCGAAGGCCAGCGGCACGGCGATCAGCAGCGCGATGGTGGCGCTGGCCAGGGTGCCCACGATGGCGATCGCGGCACCGAACTCTTCGTTGATGATGTCCCACTCAACGTACCAGATGAACTTCAGGCCGAATTTCTGGAACGCCGGCCAGGCGTTGATGAACAGCGAAACGATGATGCCCAGCAGGGCCATCAGCACCAGCAGCGAAAAGCCCTGGGTCAAACGGTGAAAGACGATGTCCTGGAGTCGTTGCCTTCTGGCGATCGACACCATGTTGGGGTTGCCCGTTTCAAGGGGCATGCTTGGCGCATTCATGGTAGTTCCCATGCTCATGTTGACTCCCGTCGGTTGGCTTCGAACCCACCACAAAACAGCATCCGCCGGCGAGCTCAGCGCCGGCCGGCGGATGTCTTCTTACCCGGTCCGGTTTATTTCTGGACCTGGTTCCAGACCTTGGCGCGGATCTGATCGGTCAGGGAGTCGGGCAGCGGCACGTAATCGAGGTCGGAAGCCAGCTGCTTGCCGTTCTTGAAGGCCCAGTCGAAGAACTTGAGCGCTTCGGCGGACGCCACCTTGTCGGCAGGCTGCTTGTACATCAGGATAAACGAAGCGGTGCTGACGGGCCAGCTCTCGGCGCCCTTGGCGTTCACCATGGACACGCCCATGCCCGGCACGCTGAACCAGTCAGCGCCGGCCGCGGCGGAGGCGAAGGTCTTGTCGTCAGGACTGACGTACTTGCCTTCGGCATTCTGCAGCTGCATGAAGTTCATCTTGTTCTTCTTCACGTAGGCGTATTCCACGTAACCCAGCGCACCCTTGACGCGGTTCACGTTGGCGGCCACGCCTTCGTTGCCCTTGCCACCCACCGACGAAGCGGCGGGCCACTTGACGGCGGCGCCCTTGCCGACCTTGTCCGCCCAATCCTTGCTGATGGTCGTCAGGTAGTCGGTCCAGTTGTAGGTGGTGCCCGAACCATCGGCGCGGTGCACGATGGTGATGGCCTGGTCGGGCAGCTTCTTGCCCGGGTTCAGTGCGGCCAGCTTGGGGTCGTTCCAGTTGCTGATGTTGCCCAGGAACATGTCGGCCAGCACGGGGCCGGTCACGCGCAACTCGCCCGGCTTGAAGCCTTCCAGGTTCACCACGGGCACGGTGCCACCGATGATGGCCGGGAACTGGACCATGCCGTCCTTGTCCAGCTCTTCACCCTTGACCGGGGCGTCCGAGGCACCGAAGGTCACGGTCTTGGCGCGGATCTGCTTGAGACCACCCGAAGAGCCGATGGACTGGTAGTTCAGACCCGTGCCGGTGGCTGCCTTGTAGGCTTCGGCCCACTTGGCGTAGACCGGGAACGGGAAGGTGGCGCCGGCACCGGTGATGTCGGCGGCCAGGGCCGAGCCCATGGCCATGGAGGCGAATGCCGCAGCGGCGATGGTTTTCAGCAGGGTGCGTTTGGTGTTCATGGAAGTCCTCGCGTTGGTTGAAGCAGATTCACAACCCGGACTCTAGGGAGTCAATGTGACATCTCTGTGACATTCACAAGACCGTTTCCCGAATCGACGTGGCCGCCCCTCCCCGCCGAAAAAAACGGACCCTGCAACACGGGCCGCGGGCCGATACACTGCGCAA
This Hydrogenophaga taeniospiralis DNA region includes the following protein-coding sequences:
- the phoR gene encoding phosphate regulon sensor histidine kinase PhoR; the encoded protein is MTRRAIELLLLVALGAVWGWAHDAAAWTFAGALVGALVWSIFDGLRARSVLRWLNKADASRSPHVSGTWGELVERCRKLIKKLEKKAQNSDARLEDFLAAIQASPNGVVLLDSAGRIEWSNLTAAAHLGFDPQRDLGQYVRNMVRAPAFTAYMAGGDFSHEIQIDGPGVRPSQPAKISLQIHPYGKKRKLVLTRDVTAVQLAEAMRRDFVANVSHEIRTPLTVLSGFVETMQSIPLEEDDRARYLGLMSQQAQRMQTLVSDLLTLSRLEGSPAPGPGEWIDSGELLTHVIQEAQGLTQAIAQPPHEIRAVASTPFWVSGAKTELLSAMSNLLSNAVRYTPGGGQIEAGWRLRPDGGGEFFVTDTGPGIAAEHLPRLTERFYRVDRSRSRETGGTGLGLAIVKHVTQRHGGQVEVQSTPGQGSTFQVVLPASRVRERVTG
- the phoB gene encoding phosphate regulon transcriptional regulator PhoB — protein: MRKLPRVLVVEDEPAIAELIAVNLRHNGFAPTVVFDGAAAQREVDAVLPDVILLDWMLPGESGATLARQWRKQERTKTVPILMLTARSDESDKVQGLDAGADDYITKPFSTQELLARIRAVLRRRAPEIVKDSVQVGDLSLDAGTYRITFRGAELKVGPTEFKLLHYLMKHAERVHTRGTLLDKIWGDHVFIEERTVDVHVKRLRESLGEAAGMVETVRGAGYRLTALNSTGRPAQGTDTATA
- the phoU gene encoding phosphate signaling complex protein PhoU → MSDKHISSQFDAELNSISTHVLEMGGLVESQLHQAVYALVNLSTESADQVLANEAKINQMEMQIDHEIISTIGRRQPTARDLRFLMAISRTTQNLERAGDEVARIARMVKSIIQSGSPRNLPSKELRVAADLAAALLRKTLDSFARLDTAMAVSIIKEDHQIDDEYNGFMRKLITYIMEDPRTISPSLDLLFLAKSIERVGDHAKNIAEQIIFIVMGEDVRHTSMDKVESVVG
- the pstB gene encoding phosphate ABC transporter ATP-binding protein PstB is translated as MTNTATPARNALELRNLNFFYGKFQGLKQVNMNIEERKVTAFIGPSGCGKSTLLRTLNRMYSLYPGQRAEGQINFYGQNILDDKQDINLLRARIGMVFQKPTPFPMSIYDNIAFGVKLYENLSSDDMDDRVEWALTKAALWNEVKDKLNQSGLSLSGGQQQRLCIARSVAVKPSVLLLDEPTSALDPISTGKVEELVHELKQDYTIAIVTHNMQQAARCSDYTAYMYLGELIEFGATEQIFFKPTKTETEDYITGRFG
- the pstA gene encoding phosphate ABC transporter permease PstA gives rise to the protein MELNQSLYRQRRWTNAIGLTLSMASMALGLAVLLWILVVLFSNGVAALDWNMFTQSTPAPGTEGGGLANAIVGSLLMVGFSVLVSTPIGILAGVYLAEYGDQSKTAELTRFVTDIMLSAPSIVLGLFVYAIAVATVGTFSGWAGTLALSLIAVPVVVRTTENMLRLVPGSLREAAFALGAPRWKVATMVTLRAARSGVMTGLLLAVARISGETAPLLFTALNNQFFSTDMSRPMANLPVVIFQFAMSPYDNWIRLAWGGALLITLSVLVLNIVARVFLREKNTA
- the pstC gene encoding phosphate ABC transporter permease subunit PstC is translated as MPLETGNPNMVSIARRQRLQDIVFHRLTQGFSLLVLMALLGIIVSLFINAWPAFQKFGLKFIWYVEWDIINEEFGAAIAIVGTLASATIALLIAVPLAFGIALFLTETCPTWLRRPLGTAIELLAAVPSIIYGMFGLFVFAPLFADYAQVPMQNVLGGMPLIGFLFGGSTNGFGILAAGIVLAFMVLPFVAAVMRDVFEIVPPILRESAYGLGCTTWEVVRKVVLPYTQKGVIGGVMLGLGRALGETMAVTFVIGNANRMPTSLFSPGTSIASTLANEFGEAADFHISALFALGFLLFVITFIVLGLAKWMLLRAEKAKGL
- the pstS gene encoding phosphate ABC transporter substrate-binding protein PstS, translating into MNTKRTLLKTIAAAAFASMAMGSALAADITGAGATFPFPVYAKWAEAYKAATGTGLNYQSIGSSGGLKQIRAKTVTFGASDAPVKGEELDKDGMVQFPAIIGGTVPVVNLEGFKPGELRVTGPVLADMFLGNISNWNDPKLAALNPGKKLPDQAITIVHRADGSGTTYNWTDYLTTISKDWADKVGKGAAVKWPAASSVGGKGNEGVAANVNRVKGALGYVEYAYVKKNKMNFMQLQNAEGKYVSPDDKTFASAAAGADWFSVPGMGVSMVNAKGAESWPVSTASFILMYKQPADKVASAEALKFFDWAFKNGKQLASDLDYVPLPDSLTDQIRAKVWNQVQK